The following are from one region of the Bacillus sp. BGMRC 2118 genome:
- a CDS encoding bifunctional phosphoribosyl-AMP cyclohydrolase/phosphoribosyl-ATP diphosphatase HisIE produces the protein MCTRSKELSQRKGSEYSVNIKWDEKGLVPAIVQDAISKEVLTLAYMNKESLEKSLESRETWFYSRSRQELWHKGATSGHTQKIVSMNYDCDQDAILVQVIPSGPACHNGTYSCFSEVLIEGNSISEDRFGIINELERVIATREQEMPEGAYTTYLFEKGVDKILKKVGEEAGEVIIAAKNRDPKELTWEVADLLYHLLVLLQEQKLPLDRVLEALTERHKK, from the coding sequence ATCTGTACGAGAAGTAAAGAGCTTTCTCAAAGAAAAGGGAGTGAGTATTCGGTGAATATAAAATGGGATGAAAAGGGATTAGTACCAGCCATCGTTCAAGATGCAATCAGTAAAGAAGTACTCACTCTAGCTTACATGAACAAGGAGTCACTAGAGAAATCACTAGAAAGCCGAGAGACATGGTTCTATAGTCGCTCTCGTCAGGAGCTTTGGCACAAAGGGGCAACGAGTGGACATACACAAAAAATTGTATCTATGAATTATGATTGTGATCAAGATGCGATTCTTGTTCAAGTTATTCCGAGCGGCCCTGCGTGTCATAACGGCACGTACTCATGTTTTTCTGAGGTGTTAATTGAGGGCAACTCTATTTCTGAAGACCGATTTGGAATCATAAATGAGCTAGAACGAGTCATTGCCACACGTGAACAAGAAATGCCAGAAGGTGCGTACACCACCTACTTATTCGAAAAAGGCGTCGATAAGATTTTGAAAAAAGTAGGCGAAGAAGCAGGCGAAGTCATTATTGCCGCGAAAAATCGTGACCCAAAAGAGCTAACGTGGGAAGTGGCTGACTTGCTGTATCACCTCCTTGTATTATTGCAGGAGCAAAAACTACCGTTAGACCGAGTGTTAGAGGCTCTGACAGAACGTCATAAGAAATAG
- the hisF gene encoding imidazole glycerol phosphate synthase subunit HisF, with product MLAKRIIPCLDVKDGRVVKGIQFLGLRDAGDPVELATFYDEEGADELVFLDISASHEGRKTMVEVVEQVASQLAIPFTVGGGINSLEDMKRILRAGADKVSVNTAALVNPNLINEGAAFFGSQCIVCAIDASYDAELQSWRVYTHGGRNATDWEVVAWAKEAVKRGAGEILLTSMDQDGEKSGFNIDLTKTVSSAVSVPVIASGGAGKADHFETVFKEGLADAALAASIFHYKETSVREVKSFLKEKGVSIR from the coding sequence ATGCTAGCGAAACGTATTATACCGTGCTTAGATGTGAAGGATGGAAGAGTCGTAAAAGGCATTCAATTTTTAGGGCTGCGTGATGCAGGTGATCCGGTTGAATTGGCTACATTCTATGATGAAGAAGGAGCAGATGAACTCGTATTCTTAGATATATCTGCATCTCATGAAGGAAGGAAAACGATGGTTGAAGTCGTCGAACAAGTGGCATCTCAGCTGGCAATTCCGTTTACGGTTGGTGGTGGAATCAATTCTCTTGAGGATATGAAACGAATCTTGCGGGCAGGAGCCGACAAGGTTTCAGTAAACACAGCCGCTCTTGTGAATCCTAATTTAATTAATGAAGGTGCTGCTTTCTTTGGCTCCCAATGTATCGTCTGTGCAATTGATGCTAGTTATGATGCAGAGCTTCAATCTTGGCGTGTGTATACACATGGTGGCCGAAATGCTACAGATTGGGAAGTGGTTGCTTGGGCGAAGGAAGCAGTGAAGCGTGGAGCAGGAGAGATTTTGCTGACAAGCATGGACCAGGACGGAGAAAAGTCTGGCTTTAATATCGACTTAACGAAAACCGTAAGTTCAGCTGTTTCAGTCCCTGTTATTGCCTCAGGAGGAGCGGGAAAGGCTGATCACTTTGAAACGGTGTTTAAGGAAGGGTTAGCAGACGCTGCACTGGCTGCCTCCATTTTTCACTATAAAGAAACATCTGTACGAGAAGTAAAGAGCTTTCTCAAAGAAAAGGGAGTGAGTATTCGGTGA
- the hisA gene encoding 1-(5-phosphoribosyl)-5-[(5-phosphoribosylamino)methylideneamino]imidazole-4-carboxamide isomerase, whose translation MSNFTIYPAIDMRGGKCVRLLQGDYEKETVYGDSPFDMASLFAEQGAEWIHMVDLDGAKEGKPVNHSYVLQVAKELSVKVQIGGGIRTAEDVNYYLSQGVDRVILGSAAINNPSFVKEMLQTYGSKIAIGLDAKNGFVATEGWIETSSVKATDLALQLIEYGAETFIFTDIATDGMLSGPNIEAVCELAELTGKAVIASGGVSSLEDVVKLKAFASSGVVGAIVGKALYTNQFTVKEAVELC comes from the coding sequence GCTGCAGGGAGACTATGAAAAGGAAACGGTGTATGGAGACTCTCCATTTGACATGGCTTCCCTATTTGCTGAGCAAGGTGCTGAGTGGATCCACATGGTCGATCTTGACGGAGCAAAAGAAGGAAAACCGGTCAATCATTCATACGTCCTTCAAGTTGCAAAGGAACTTTCCGTTAAGGTTCAAATTGGTGGAGGAATTCGGACTGCTGAAGATGTTAATTACTATTTAAGTCAAGGTGTAGATCGTGTCATACTTGGAAGTGCTGCCATCAACAACCCAAGTTTTGTAAAAGAGATGCTACAGACTTATGGATCAAAAATTGCAATTGGATTGGACGCGAAAAACGGTTTTGTAGCAACAGAAGGTTGGATAGAAACATCCTCGGTAAAGGCAACAGACCTTGCTTTGCAGCTCATTGAATATGGTGCCGAGACGTTTATTTTTACGGATATTGCGACAGACGGAATGTTATCTGGTCCAAATATTGAGGCTGTATGTGAATTGGCTGAGTTAACAGGGAAAGCTGTAATTGCATCAGGTGGGGTAAGCTCACTTGAAGATGTAGTCAAGTTAAAGGCATTTGCTTCTTCAGGAGTGGTTGGGGCAATAGTCGGTAAAGCACTTTATACCAATCAATTTACAGTTAAGGAAGCTGTTGAACTATGCTAG
- a CDS encoding tetratricopeptide repeat protein: protein MSKIGATKEKAIIIPFHIDSEHFFKKGLRAYRNSEYDRAIYLMKRAHELDPEEPFILCQLAAVLADTGQYQASIEYLRIVIEELDPDMVECYYFMSSNYAHLGLFQEAKKHALKYVQVAPDGEFIEDTEDLLEVLSIESDGDEDEDDVIFLQDYARQLMEAGEFHNAINVFNELLEGHPQFWSAHNNLALAHFYIGEVEKALSILDDVLQQNPGNLHAMCNKLVIYFYLREEEKVELLVNQLKNVHPILTEHRYKLGATFGMVGKYELALPWLLSLKRSGFEGDATFFYWLSYSAYHMNHVKLAEQSWKKVLIAQPDKKGFAPWEQTEVDLEALAVKEILTYYLRMKEQKSHELEHIEEVLFQKGFLVADLLYSRYQNEMDLSNILMVWFQLLPQLPIEKLRNTSALAAAVEYMYLQKHGAAPTKKAVSETYNISTSTTSKYISMLLTYLPN, encoded by the coding sequence ATGAGTAAGATAGGGGCAACGAAGGAAAAGGCAATTATTATACCCTTTCACATAGATAGTGAGCACTTTTTTAAAAAGGGCTTGCGTGCATATAGAAATTCTGAATATGATCGGGCCATTTATTTAATGAAGCGTGCCCATGAGTTAGACCCGGAAGAACCATTTATTCTTTGTCAATTAGCGGCAGTATTGGCGGACACAGGTCAATATCAGGCTTCTATTGAATACCTGCGTATTGTGATAGAAGAACTAGATCCCGACATGGTAGAATGCTATTATTTTATGTCCAGTAATTATGCTCATCTTGGTTTATTTCAAGAGGCAAAGAAACATGCGTTAAAATACGTTCAGGTAGCACCAGACGGTGAGTTTATTGAGGACACAGAGGATTTACTTGAAGTGTTGTCCATTGAATCGGATGGAGACGAGGATGAAGATGATGTCATCTTTTTACAGGACTATGCTCGTCAACTAATGGAAGCAGGAGAATTTCACAATGCTATCAATGTGTTTAATGAATTGTTAGAGGGCCATCCACAATTTTGGTCAGCGCACAATAATTTAGCACTCGCTCATTTTTATATAGGTGAAGTGGAGAAAGCTTTAAGCATTCTGGATGATGTGCTGCAGCAAAATCCAGGGAACTTACATGCAATGTGTAATAAACTGGTGATCTATTTCTATTTACGAGAAGAAGAAAAGGTCGAACTGCTAGTTAATCAGTTGAAAAATGTTCATCCAATATTAACGGAACATCGTTACAAATTAGGCGCAACCTTTGGAATGGTAGGGAAATATGAGCTAGCTCTTCCATGGTTGTTGTCATTAAAACGTTCCGGGTTTGAAGGGGACGCAACATTCTTTTATTGGTTATCATATTCGGCCTATCACATGAACCATGTGAAACTTGCCGAACAAAGCTGGAAAAAGGTGCTCATAGCGCAGCCTGATAAAAAAGGATTTGCACCGTGGGAACAAACTGAAGTAGATCTTGAAGCTTTAGCTGTAAAAGAAATTTTGACTTACTACCTAAGAATGAAAGAACAAAAAAGTCATGAACTAGAGCATATCGAAGAAGTTCTGTTCCAAAAGGGTTTCTTAGTTGCAGACTTATTATATAGTCGTTACCAAAATGAGATGGATTTATCCAACATCTTAATGGTATGGTTTCAACTACTACCACAATTGCCAATCGAGAAGCTGCGAAACACATCCGCACTCGCTGCAGCAGTTGAATATATGTATCTACAAAAGCACGGTGCTGCCCCAACCAAAAAGGCAGTCTCCGAAACCTATAACATCTCAACAAGCACAACAAGCAAATACATCAGCATGCTGCTAACATATTTGCCAAACTAA